The genomic region GCAGCCGCCCCTGATGTAGCCAGTGATCTTTTCTAGGTCTTTCAAATTTATAAGCTCACAGCGTTTGGCGCCACACGCGTGAGCAAGTGCTTTTAGATCAAGCTCCAAATCGCCCTGTAAGCAAGCAACAACGAAATTTTTAGGCTCGCACTCACAAACAATAGTTTTGTAAATTTGCTTTATATCTTGCTTGGCGCTAACTGCTACGTGAATGGCTGAAAGATCGTTTAAATCAACTTCATACTCTAAAATTTCATAATTAATTT from Campylobacter concisus harbors:
- the ybaK gene encoding Cys-tRNA(Pro) deacylase, whose translation is MIHKTNAARALDKLKINYEILEYEVDLNDLSAIHVAVSAKQDIKQIYKTIVCECEPKNFVVACLQGDLELDLKALAHACGAKRCELINLKDLEKITGYIRGGCSPLAMKKHFATFIDERAKEQEYVLVSAGVRGKQIKIAPNDLLKACEASFANIARLAL